In Girardinichthys multiradiatus isolate DD_20200921_A chromosome 10, DD_fGirMul_XY1, whole genome shotgun sequence, the sequence ATCTTCACCTCTTACTTGCCAATTACCCTCATTTTATATAGAAAACCTgtactgtttttcttcttttaaacaaagaaataaaaaagttaaggCAAGATGCATCAAACAGAAATCCAAAAGCCATGGAGCAGCATCTCTAGGCGGTCCGAGTCCACCGATTCTGAATTGAACCGAGGTGCTGTCAGCAGCTCCAAAGTTGCTCTCTGTCTCAGGCATCTTACGTTGGttggaggagaggaggagaaggCAGTGGTGGAGGAGAGAGAGACATGATTTCAGCTTAATGACTCATTTttacttttcagatattttccaAAGATGTCCACTGCCGTTTCTCCTCCCCTCCGATCCCTTGCTCTGAATCTGCTGAAACGCTCCTCTTTGGCACTTAGGCTGGCAGACTCAGCTTCTTTCCTTTGAGAACTGAAACCGGACAGAGCAGAAACGTTAGGCTGCCAGCAGTGATCACAGCAATAAAACAGACTTGACCTGTGATGGTCTGACATAAAAGCAAACAGGACATTTTTAATCAAGaacatgcaaaacaaatcaaacctGCCAATAAATGACAGATTAGAACATTTCCTCCACTCTGTAACCTAGCAAGTCTGGAACCAACAGGGAGGTTGTTGTGACAGAAGCATGGCTGCAATATGAACCGCTTTCAGATTATCCTTCTGTTTTGTGATCTACACATATTCTTCACACCTTCCTATAAACTGCAAGTTTCTGATAGGTAAGGGGAGAATTGGAGTCAATCCACCAATATTACACCCCTGGAGGCAGTAAGGGGTTATGCAGTATTGTGGAATGAGTGACGCGTGATATGAAACCAAgtgaaaacagcagcaacagcagaacCAGTCTGCAGGTGCACACAGAGCAGAGTCAACACAGGATCCTCTAGTGTCCCGTCTGATCAAAGAGATATGGTGATCAGCAGAATCTGATGCAGATAAAAATAAGATGAAGATGGTACGGGACAACATTGCATCTATTTAAAGCACTGAATGAACAACCTGCGTAAGAATCGTAACAAAGCTCAGTCCAGTGACAGATCGCAGATGTCTTGCATGTTGCTCAGGTGAATACTGCAATGTCACACATCCACGATTTCAGCGGACTGATGTGTTGGACGTGAAACGCCAAACTGATCCATAACAGCCTCTTTATCGCTATTGTACTAATTTTTATAACCCTACCTCCCCTAATGTGATGGACTCTGTGTGGATGGCACAAATGTTCCTTTGCAACCAGAAACACCTCCAACAACAAGTGTTTGGTTACACAAAAAGCTTGACCTTTAACACACTGAGCAAGGTTCTGTGTGTATTGGGACTGGGGAAAAACTGGCTACATATGAAAAACCATGCTTCAGAACATTTATCCCCTAATGTTTAATGCAGCACAgttaatataaagaaaaaccAGGTTACAAGTTCTTTGCAAAAATGAaacggataaaaaaaaaagttctcacCTTTTGTTACATACAAATAGAAGAAATCGCAGTATAGGATGGTCTGCACCACTCCTGCCACAATGGCAATCATATCAAAGAATCCTTCAAAGTAAAACCTCCATATCCAGTTGATGAGGTAGAGGGCCCTGTAGAGCCCTAGAAAGAACAGGTAGTGGGTGGTGATGGTCTCAGCCTCTCCTGTTTTGCTGATCATGAAGAGCTGAGGGAGGATGGCCACCGACTCCAAGTAGATGGAAAATGTCCAAAGGATCTGGGGCACAAACAACAAAATTACAGCATGTTTTAGGTTTAAGTACAACTACAGATCAACAAACTGAGCTTAGAATCTGTTTAAGTTCCTGACCTCCAGAGGAGAGAAGTCATGATTGACCAAGAAAGCCAGTCCGCCTACAGGGACCACCAGGAACTCCACTCTGAACGTGTCATGGTTCCCATCATAGGTCGCCTTGAACTTCATGTAGATCAGGTAGACAGTGGCATACGCACATCCAATGTAGATAACCTGCAGGACGACAAAAAGCGTGCTAGCTTAATGCAAATAGAATCGTACTGGTTGGAGGATACAGATGGTCCTTCAGCAAACAGGCGTGTTAGTTAGAGGGCAAGATACACCTCAGCAATGTGTACTCATGCCTTGAGGGAAATGCTCATTGCTGAACGATATACCTTCATGGTGGTGTTGTACAGGGAAATGAAGGACGTGAGCAGGTCCAAGTAGCGAGTGGTGAACACTAAGGCAAACAGGACCTGACTCTTCCCAGAAATACCTGCAAAGAGACAGCAGAGGACAGAAACTGGACGTTAACAGTGCATTCTTCTCTCAGTGACAGGTATGAGAAATTCTGCAGCGATCAGGCATCCTGCATCCACACACTGTACACTGATAAAGCACCAGAGATCAGCGTGTTTTCTTTTCATAGAAGGTTGTGGATGTGGTCGGAGCAATGGGTGTTTCTAAACCTTGCCTGTGAGATGTCAGTTTAATATCTGCTCCAAGTTTAATCCACTTTCCTTTGTCCCCTGTACACCAAGCCTTTTTATTAACAAATCATAGAAACACCTATTCAGTCCAGTTcagggcatgaatacttttgcaatgcactatATAAAGTGGGAGGAGGTTAACTAAGCTGCTTTAAGTGACTTAAATGATGGATAGAGATATGAATCTTGATGTAAAAATTATGTaaatcctgtaaaaaaaaagatgtattaCATTTTAACTCAgatatgagttttttttttttttaatactttactATCACGATATAAAATTAATACAAGGACATGGGGGCAGCGAAGGAAAGCCTCGTGGAAACACGTTCAATCTTACATCCAACTCTTAATTTCCCAGGGAAATGGAAGGCAGCATTCAAACTGCACTACAGTGTAATGTAGTGTAGTacctgggggaaaaaaatcaaagacaATTTCATCAGTGTACTTAAGTTTTAGGTGTTTTCCAAGAAAGACACTCGAACCCCCCTGTTTTTGACACGTTGTTGATCAAAAAAGCAGAATGATCTAAAATGCAGACAAGGGCCAACAGTCCTCAGGAGGATCTCTACAGTAATACCAACTAATCACAACGCATTAGTTTTGTTTCGCAGAATGGTGATACAGATAACCAGCAGGTCACTGAAACTTCAATAAGTCCGGCTTCCACTGGTGAAGAGCTATCCGTGGGATTCAATTTCGTGCAGACAGCAGTGATAACTCAGGGAGCTGACCGATGCAGCTGTAACCtttgaacaaaacaataaaaaaataaataaaaatgatgaaacTTCTTCTGCAGCTCTCCACGACACAGCCAAACTATTGGATCCGTGCATTCTGAAGGGCCACTGCCACGTCACAGAGCAAACACATACTTACGTGAAGAGGAAAAACGTGGAAGCCGCTCATTGTCGGTGAACAGTGGAATTTTAGAAGGGCCTAATAAGTCAAACTAACCCATACAAGAAGAAGCTATGCGCTGTCAGCTGCAACACTCAGGAATCCAGCCGCCACTAAAGCCACCTGCAGGCGTTCATTCCAGTGTAACATTGTTCTTCACTGTAGCAGTGTCGCCACGAAACGTCATGTTTTCTGACAGAAAAGGTAGCTTTACTACATAGGGTACTACTAGCAAGTTATAGCTAACGTTAGCTGGGAGCTAGTAAGTGAGGTTCAGATAGGGAATTAAAAAGTATACTTCCAAGTATGAGCACGAAAACACTGGGATATTGTTTAAGTTACATGTCTGAATGAAAGAATGAAGGTACTCACCGGCACAGGACCTGGTCTTCCATATTTTTAGCAACAGAATGATGATGGCTGCTAGGTGGGACAGGTCGCCGGTTAGCctgaaaatgttcatatttcAGGAAGCCCCCTCAGTCACCGACCTATCTCAAAGCTCTTCAGTGAATTCCCTGCCTGTCTGGTAACAGTCCCTATACCACCTGTTAAAGTGGTACACAAACGTGACGCCAGGAAAAACTACAGTTTTTAGCTCGGGTAAAGGGGGAAAATGGCGAGTACAGAGC encodes:
- the LOC124875237 gene encoding ER lumen protein-retaining receptor 2 — protein: MNIFRLTGDLSHLAAIIILLLKIWKTRSCAGISGKSQVLFALVFTTRYLDLLTSFISLYNTTMKVIYIGCAYATVYLIYMKFKATYDGNHDTFRVEFLVVPVGGLAFLVNHDFSPLEILWTFSIYLESVAILPQLFMISKTGEAETITTHYLFFLGLYRALYLINWIWRFYFEGFFDMIAIVAGVVQTILYCDFFYLYVTKVLKGKKLSLPA